In Phyllostomus discolor isolate MPI-MPIP mPhyDis1 chromosome 2, mPhyDis1.pri.v3, whole genome shotgun sequence, the following are encoded in one genomic region:
- the DDN gene encoding dendrin isoform X2 has translation MDFQASHWVRGPQSRTCGPRPGSPEPPPRRPWASRVLQEATNWRAGPPAEARAREQEKRKAASQEREAKETERKRRKAGGARRSPPGRPRPEPRNAPRVAQLAGLAAPSRPEHLGPLGRPPRLSAQPQSDPRVAWAGPWGGRRPGPPSYEAHLLLRGAAGAAPRRRWDRPPPYVAPPSYEGPHRTLGTKRGPEPLQAPVSSVPAPTPARTEGGCAKKRLDPRIYRDVLGAWGLRQGRGLLGGSPGCGIARSRLEPCNAAAAKSLGLAASGPNSGSDGHPQAGAAGSPGKAPTAPTGSANATPSPPRPAPRSRPHLKGSGQGKEGREQSWLPKCWIPSPKKQPLRHSQTLPRPWAPGGTGWRNSLGLPEEAGHETSEGWKAARRAHTLPRSSRGPAAGEGVFVIDATCVVIRSQYVPTPRTQRVQLLPAGAPRLAGPASSQPKSNRKEGEGAAASPSPCQKLLLSSRLSHQPYGGLGFEAEGGKPVDSSLEERASRILGLPVGEVNLQDAPTQPGSPQHAASGPATSGGATSAEGSGEVAAVLRHAGRGWARTPGPYAGALREAVSRIRRHTAPDSDSDEAAELSVHSSSSDGSDTEASGASWRNERAGPREGRKTAQLSDGIREILGVINRTEQVLFGERDTKRTPQGNRERQ, from the exons ATGGACTTCCAGGCCAGCCACTGGGTCCGCGGGCCGCAGAGTCGCAC GTGTGGGCCGCGCCCGGGATCCCCTGAGCCACCTCCCCGCCGTCCCTGGGCCTCCAGGGTGCTGCAGGAGGCGACTAACTGGCGGGCGGGGCCCCCAGCCGAGGCCCGAGCCcgggagcaagagaaaaggaaagcgGCATCGCAGGAGCGGGAGGCCAAGGAGACCGAGAGAAAAAGGCGCAAGGCTGGTGGGGCCCGAAGGAGCCCCCCGGGTCGGCCCCGCCCGGAGCCCCGGAATGCCCCCAGAGTGGCACAGCTTGCAGGGCTCGCAGCTCCGTCGAGGCCTGAGCACCTGGGGCCGTTGGGGCGACCGCCCCGTCTGTCCGCGCAGCCGCAGAGCGACCCCAGGGTGGcgtgggcggggccctggggaggtCGCAGGCCCGGGCCCCCCAGCTACGAGGCTCACCTGCTGCTGAGAGGCGCTGCCGGGGCCGCCCCTCGGCGCCGCTGGGACCGGCCGCCCCCCTATGTGGCCCCGCCGTCTTATGAAGGCCCCCACAGGACTTTAGGGACTAAGAGAGGCCCCGAGCCCTTGCAGGCGCCGGTCTCATCAGTCCCTGCTCCGACGCCGGCCAGGACAGAGGGAGGGTGCGCAAAGAAGAGGCTGGATCCTCGGATCTACCGGGACGTCCTCGGGGCTTGGGGTCTCCGGCAGGGGCGGGGTCTCTTGGGGGGATCCCCAGGCTGTGGAATAGCCAGGTCAAGGCTGGAGCCCTGCAACGCCGCCGCGGCAAAGAGCCTGGGGTTGGCTGCTTCTGGCCCGAACAGTGGGAGCGACGGCCACCCCCAAGCCGGCGCTGCTGGGAGCCCAGGCAAGGCTCCCACGGCTCCCACGGGGTCTGCAAATGCAACTCCGAGTCCCCCGCGTCCCGCTCCCAGGTCCAGGCCCCATCTCAAGGGCTCCGGGCAAGGAAAAGAAGGTAGAGAGCAGAGCTGGCTCCCCAAATGCTGGATTCCCTCCCCTAAAAAGCAGCCGCTCCGACACAGCCAGACCCTCCCCAgaccctgggctccaggaggCACGGGATGGAGAAATTCCCTGGGTCTTCCAGAGGAGGCCGGACACGAAACCTCGGAGGGATGGAAGGCGGCCCGCCGCGCCCACACCCTGCCCCGGAGTTCCCGCGGCCCGGCTGCTGGAGAAGGCGTCTTTGTCATTGACGCCACGTGCGTGGTAATACGGTCTCAGTACGTTCCGACCCCTCGAACCCAGCGTGTGCAGCTTCTGCCCGCCGGGGCGCCGCGCCTTGCGGGGCCCGCCTCCAGCCAGCCGAAGTCCAACAGGAAGGAGGGCGAGGGCGCCGCGGCCTCTCCTTCCCCTTGCCAAAAGCTGCTGTTGAGCAGTCGCCTTTCACACCAGCCATACGGGGGGCTCGGGTTTGAAGCTGAGGGCGGGAAGCCTGTGGACTCCTCATTGGAGGAGCGCGCCTCCCGCATCTTGGGGCTCCCGGTGGGCGAAGTAAACCTTCAGGACGCCCCCACGCAGCCAGGCAGCCCACAGCACGCAGCCTCAGGCCCAGCGACTTCGGGAGGCGCCACCAGTGCCGAGGGCTCGGGGGAAGTGGCGGCGGTCCTGCGGCATGCGGGCCGGGGCTGGGCGCGGACCCCGGGGCCCTACGCCGGGGCCCTGCGGGAGGCCGTGTCCCGCATCCGCCGCCACACCGCCCCAGACTCGGACTCAGACGAAGCTGCGGAGCTCAGCGTTCACAGCAGCTCTTCTGATGGAAGCGACACAGAAGCCTCCGGCGCCTCCTGGCGGAATGAGCGAGCGGGGCCCCGGGAAGGCAGGAAGACAGCACAGCTGAGCGACGGTATCCGAGAGATTCTAGGTGTCATCAACCGGACCGAGCAGGTCCTCTTT
- the PRKAG1 gene encoding 5'-AMP-activated protein kinase subunit gamma-1 isoform X1 — METVTSLDSSPALENEHLQALLGRKLLTIPPYAETPESNNSVYTSFMKSHRCYDLIPTSSKLVVFDTSLQVKKAFFALVTNGVRAAPLWDSKKQSFVGMLTITDFINILHRYYKSALVQIYELEEHKIETWREVYLQDSFKPLVCISPNASLFDAVSSLIRNKIHRLPVIDPESGNTLYILTHKRILKFLKLFITEFPKPEFMSKSLEELQIGTYANIAVVRTTTPVYVALGIFVQHRVSALPVVDEKGRVVDIYSKFDVINLAAEKTYNNLDVSVTKALQHRSHYFEGVLKCYLHETLETIINRLVEAEVHRLVVVDENDVVKGIVSLSDILQALVLRGGEKP, encoded by the exons GTCACTTCTTTGGATAGCTCCCCAGCTCTGGAAAATGAGCATCTTCAAG cTTTGCTTGGAAGGAAGCTACTAACTATCCCACCCTATGCAGAGACCCCAGAATCCAACAATAGCGTGTATACTTCCTTCATGAAGTCTCATCGCTGCTACGATCTGATTCCCACAAGCTCCAAATTGGTTGTGTTTGATACTTCCCTGCAG GTGAAAAAAGCTTTCTTCGCTTTGGTGACTAACGGTGTACGAGCTGCCCCTTTGTGGGATAGCAAGAAACAAAGTTTTGTAG GCATGCTGACCATCACTGATTTCATCAATATCCTGCACCGCTACTATAAGTCAGCCTTG GTACAGATCTATGAGCTGGAAGAACACAAGATAGAAACTTGGAGAG AGGTGTACCTGCAGGACTCCTTTAAACcacttgtctgcatttccccTAATGCCAG CTTGTTTGATGCTGTCTCTTCATTAATTCGAAACAAGATTCACAGGCTGCCAGTTATTGACCCAGAATCGGGCAACACCTTGTACATCCTCACCCATAAGCGCATCCTCAAGTTCCTCAAATTGTTT ATCACTGAGTTCCCCAAGCCAGAGTTCATGTCCAAGTCTCTGGAAGAGCTGCAGATTGGCACCTACGCCAACATTGCTGTGGTCCGCACCACCACCCCTGTCTACGTGGCTCTGGGTATCTTTGTACAGCACCGAGTCTCTGCCCTGCCTGTGGTGGATGAAAAAG GGCGTGTGGTGGACATCTACTCCAAGTTCGATGTTATC aaTCTGGCAGCAGAAAAGACCTACAACAACCTAGACGTGTCTGTGACCAAAGCCTTGCAACATCGGTCACATTATTTTGAGGGCGTCCTCAAGTGCTACCTGCATGAAACGCTGGAGACCATCATCAACAGGCTGGTGGAGGCAGAG GTTCACCGACTTGTAGTAGTGGATGAGAATGATGTGGTCAAGGGCATCGTGTCACTCTCAGACATCCTGCAGGCCCTGGTGCTCAGAGGCGGAGAAAAGCCCTGA
- the PRKAG1 gene encoding 5'-AMP-activated protein kinase subunit gamma-1 isoform X3 — MKSHRCYDLIPTSSKLVVFDTSLQVKKAFFALVTNGVRAAPLWDSKKQSFVGMLTITDFINILHRYYKSALVQIYELEEHKIETWREVYLQDSFKPLVCISPNASLFDAVSSLIRNKIHRLPVIDPESGNTLYILTHKRILKFLKLFITEFPKPEFMSKSLEELQIGTYANIAVVRTTTPVYVALGIFVQHRVSALPVVDEKGRVVDIYSKFDVINLAAEKTYNNLDVSVTKALQHRSHYFEGVLKCYLHETLETIINRLVEAEVHRLVVVDENDVVKGIVSLSDILQALVLRGGEKP; from the exons ATGAAGTCTCATCGCTGCTACGATCTGATTCCCACAAGCTCCAAATTGGTTGTGTTTGATACTTCCCTGCAG GTGAAAAAAGCTTTCTTCGCTTTGGTGACTAACGGTGTACGAGCTGCCCCTTTGTGGGATAGCAAGAAACAAAGTTTTGTAG GCATGCTGACCATCACTGATTTCATCAATATCCTGCACCGCTACTATAAGTCAGCCTTG GTACAGATCTATGAGCTGGAAGAACACAAGATAGAAACTTGGAGAG AGGTGTACCTGCAGGACTCCTTTAAACcacttgtctgcatttccccTAATGCCAG CTTGTTTGATGCTGTCTCTTCATTAATTCGAAACAAGATTCACAGGCTGCCAGTTATTGACCCAGAATCGGGCAACACCTTGTACATCCTCACCCATAAGCGCATCCTCAAGTTCCTCAAATTGTTT ATCACTGAGTTCCCCAAGCCAGAGTTCATGTCCAAGTCTCTGGAAGAGCTGCAGATTGGCACCTACGCCAACATTGCTGTGGTCCGCACCACCACCCCTGTCTACGTGGCTCTGGGTATCTTTGTACAGCACCGAGTCTCTGCCCTGCCTGTGGTGGATGAAAAAG GGCGTGTGGTGGACATCTACTCCAAGTTCGATGTTATC aaTCTGGCAGCAGAAAAGACCTACAACAACCTAGACGTGTCTGTGACCAAAGCCTTGCAACATCGGTCACATTATTTTGAGGGCGTCCTCAAGTGCTACCTGCATGAAACGCTGGAGACCATCATCAACAGGCTGGTGGAGGCAGAG GTTCACCGACTTGTAGTAGTGGATGAGAATGATGTGGTCAAGGGCATCGTGTCACTCTCAGACATCCTGCAGGCCCTGGTGCTCAGAGGCGGAGAAAAGCCCTGA
- the PRKAG1 gene encoding 5'-AMP-activated protein kinase subunit gamma-1 isoform X2 codes for METVTSLDSSPALENEHLQETPESNNSVYTSFMKSHRCYDLIPTSSKLVVFDTSLQVKKAFFALVTNGVRAAPLWDSKKQSFVGMLTITDFINILHRYYKSALVQIYELEEHKIETWREVYLQDSFKPLVCISPNASLFDAVSSLIRNKIHRLPVIDPESGNTLYILTHKRILKFLKLFITEFPKPEFMSKSLEELQIGTYANIAVVRTTTPVYVALGIFVQHRVSALPVVDEKGRVVDIYSKFDVINLAAEKTYNNLDVSVTKALQHRSHYFEGVLKCYLHETLETIINRLVEAEVHRLVVVDENDVVKGIVSLSDILQALVLRGGEKP; via the exons GTCACTTCTTTGGATAGCTCCCCAGCTCTGGAAAATGAGCATCTTCAAG AGACCCCAGAATCCAACAATAGCGTGTATACTTCCTTCATGAAGTCTCATCGCTGCTACGATCTGATTCCCACAAGCTCCAAATTGGTTGTGTTTGATACTTCCCTGCAG GTGAAAAAAGCTTTCTTCGCTTTGGTGACTAACGGTGTACGAGCTGCCCCTTTGTGGGATAGCAAGAAACAAAGTTTTGTAG GCATGCTGACCATCACTGATTTCATCAATATCCTGCACCGCTACTATAAGTCAGCCTTG GTACAGATCTATGAGCTGGAAGAACACAAGATAGAAACTTGGAGAG AGGTGTACCTGCAGGACTCCTTTAAACcacttgtctgcatttccccTAATGCCAG CTTGTTTGATGCTGTCTCTTCATTAATTCGAAACAAGATTCACAGGCTGCCAGTTATTGACCCAGAATCGGGCAACACCTTGTACATCCTCACCCATAAGCGCATCCTCAAGTTCCTCAAATTGTTT ATCACTGAGTTCCCCAAGCCAGAGTTCATGTCCAAGTCTCTGGAAGAGCTGCAGATTGGCACCTACGCCAACATTGCTGTGGTCCGCACCACCACCCCTGTCTACGTGGCTCTGGGTATCTTTGTACAGCACCGAGTCTCTGCCCTGCCTGTGGTGGATGAAAAAG GGCGTGTGGTGGACATCTACTCCAAGTTCGATGTTATC aaTCTGGCAGCAGAAAAGACCTACAACAACCTAGACGTGTCTGTGACCAAAGCCTTGCAACATCGGTCACATTATTTTGAGGGCGTCCTCAAGTGCTACCTGCATGAAACGCTGGAGACCATCATCAACAGGCTGGTGGAGGCAGAG GTTCACCGACTTGTAGTAGTGGATGAGAATGATGTGGTCAAGGGCATCGTGTCACTCTCAGACATCCTGCAGGCCCTGGTGCTCAGAGGCGGAGAAAAGCCCTGA
- the DDN gene encoding dendrin isoform X1, producing MLDGHLFSEGPDSPRELRDEESGSCLWVQKSKLLVIQVKTISCHYSRGAPPRQPMDFQASHWVRGPQSRTCGPRPGSPEPPPRRPWASRVLQEATNWRAGPPAEARAREQEKRKAASQEREAKETERKRRKAGGARRSPPGRPRPEPRNAPRVAQLAGLAAPSRPEHLGPLGRPPRLSAQPQSDPRVAWAGPWGGRRPGPPSYEAHLLLRGAAGAAPRRRWDRPPPYVAPPSYEGPHRTLGTKRGPEPLQAPVSSVPAPTPARTEGGCAKKRLDPRIYRDVLGAWGLRQGRGLLGGSPGCGIARSRLEPCNAAAAKSLGLAASGPNSGSDGHPQAGAAGSPGKAPTAPTGSANATPSPPRPAPRSRPHLKGSGQGKEGREQSWLPKCWIPSPKKQPLRHSQTLPRPWAPGGTGWRNSLGLPEEAGHETSEGWKAARRAHTLPRSSRGPAAGEGVFVIDATCVVIRSQYVPTPRTQRVQLLPAGAPRLAGPASSQPKSNRKEGEGAAASPSPCQKLLLSSRLSHQPYGGLGFEAEGGKPVDSSLEERASRILGLPVGEVNLQDAPTQPGSPQHAASGPATSGGATSAEGSGEVAAVLRHAGRGWARTPGPYAGALREAVSRIRRHTAPDSDSDEAAELSVHSSSSDGSDTEASGASWRNERAGPREGRKTAQLSDGIREILGVINRTEQVLFGERDTKRTPQGNRERQ from the exons atgcTGGATGGCCATCTGTTCTCCGAGGGGCCCGACAGCCCCCGGGAGCTCCGGGATGAGGAGTCTGGAAGCTGCCTCTGGGTGCAGAAATCCAAGCTGCTGGTGATCCAAGTGAAGACTATTTCCTGTCATTATAGTCGCGGCGCCCCTCCTCGACAGCCCATGGACTTCCAGGCCAGCCACTGGGTCCGCGGGCCGCAGAGTCGCAC GTGTGGGCCGCGCCCGGGATCCCCTGAGCCACCTCCCCGCCGTCCCTGGGCCTCCAGGGTGCTGCAGGAGGCGACTAACTGGCGGGCGGGGCCCCCAGCCGAGGCCCGAGCCcgggagcaagagaaaaggaaagcgGCATCGCAGGAGCGGGAGGCCAAGGAGACCGAGAGAAAAAGGCGCAAGGCTGGTGGGGCCCGAAGGAGCCCCCCGGGTCGGCCCCGCCCGGAGCCCCGGAATGCCCCCAGAGTGGCACAGCTTGCAGGGCTCGCAGCTCCGTCGAGGCCTGAGCACCTGGGGCCGTTGGGGCGACCGCCCCGTCTGTCCGCGCAGCCGCAGAGCGACCCCAGGGTGGcgtgggcggggccctggggaggtCGCAGGCCCGGGCCCCCCAGCTACGAGGCTCACCTGCTGCTGAGAGGCGCTGCCGGGGCCGCCCCTCGGCGCCGCTGGGACCGGCCGCCCCCCTATGTGGCCCCGCCGTCTTATGAAGGCCCCCACAGGACTTTAGGGACTAAGAGAGGCCCCGAGCCCTTGCAGGCGCCGGTCTCATCAGTCCCTGCTCCGACGCCGGCCAGGACAGAGGGAGGGTGCGCAAAGAAGAGGCTGGATCCTCGGATCTACCGGGACGTCCTCGGGGCTTGGGGTCTCCGGCAGGGGCGGGGTCTCTTGGGGGGATCCCCAGGCTGTGGAATAGCCAGGTCAAGGCTGGAGCCCTGCAACGCCGCCGCGGCAAAGAGCCTGGGGTTGGCTGCTTCTGGCCCGAACAGTGGGAGCGACGGCCACCCCCAAGCCGGCGCTGCTGGGAGCCCAGGCAAGGCTCCCACGGCTCCCACGGGGTCTGCAAATGCAACTCCGAGTCCCCCGCGTCCCGCTCCCAGGTCCAGGCCCCATCTCAAGGGCTCCGGGCAAGGAAAAGAAGGTAGAGAGCAGAGCTGGCTCCCCAAATGCTGGATTCCCTCCCCTAAAAAGCAGCCGCTCCGACACAGCCAGACCCTCCCCAgaccctgggctccaggaggCACGGGATGGAGAAATTCCCTGGGTCTTCCAGAGGAGGCCGGACACGAAACCTCGGAGGGATGGAAGGCGGCCCGCCGCGCCCACACCCTGCCCCGGAGTTCCCGCGGCCCGGCTGCTGGAGAAGGCGTCTTTGTCATTGACGCCACGTGCGTGGTAATACGGTCTCAGTACGTTCCGACCCCTCGAACCCAGCGTGTGCAGCTTCTGCCCGCCGGGGCGCCGCGCCTTGCGGGGCCCGCCTCCAGCCAGCCGAAGTCCAACAGGAAGGAGGGCGAGGGCGCCGCGGCCTCTCCTTCCCCTTGCCAAAAGCTGCTGTTGAGCAGTCGCCTTTCACACCAGCCATACGGGGGGCTCGGGTTTGAAGCTGAGGGCGGGAAGCCTGTGGACTCCTCATTGGAGGAGCGCGCCTCCCGCATCTTGGGGCTCCCGGTGGGCGAAGTAAACCTTCAGGACGCCCCCACGCAGCCAGGCAGCCCACAGCACGCAGCCTCAGGCCCAGCGACTTCGGGAGGCGCCACCAGTGCCGAGGGCTCGGGGGAAGTGGCGGCGGTCCTGCGGCATGCGGGCCGGGGCTGGGCGCGGACCCCGGGGCCCTACGCCGGGGCCCTGCGGGAGGCCGTGTCCCGCATCCGCCGCCACACCGCCCCAGACTCGGACTCAGACGAAGCTGCGGAGCTCAGCGTTCACAGCAGCTCTTCTGATGGAAGCGACACAGAAGCCTCCGGCGCCTCCTGGCGGAATGAGCGAGCGGGGCCCCGGGAAGGCAGGAAGACAGCACAGCTGAGCGACGGTATCCGAGAGATTCTAGGTGTCATCAACCGGACCGAGCAGGTCCTCTTT